Proteins from a genomic interval of Sphingobacterium lactis:
- a CDS encoding tetratricopeptide repeat protein, with protein sequence MYKKIYQAGIALSLMSTPVLAQHSAWQEVNKAYKDGLELYERGKFSSAAKQFDKFEEIRTKSTLQLDETEELSLLKENVRYYQAVCALELGESDAEGRFLKYLRDYPASSNSKAAYFQIGKSYYAKKDYAKAIEWFEKIDGNNLAGAENTEYRFKLAYAKFMTGDYEAARPVFNELKDKGGQYQEASIYYSAYLSYLNQEYKTALNEFERLEGSKTYENSYPYYITALYFLDKRYDDVLAYALPKLESTKQESETEMLRIIAATYFIKGDLDKSKDYYDRFQAQDQGKTQNNQDSYQIGYINYKLGNYEKAISELEKLEEPDAYFQSAMITLGDAFLKTGNKQSARNAFFRASKLDFDPQLKEEGLFNYAKLSYDLEFHQVALDAINEYIATYPRTRRAEEAKTLLAEVLLSTKNYRAAVDVLEDLPNRGRDANAAYQKVTYYRGLEYYNERAFENAISMFMRSEANRYDEEIYALATYWKAEAMYEVRKYKEAVAAFNRFLSLPAARKTDVYNYANYALAYAAFRADNYSTAANYFERFLASGGKDGIDLNTRNDAMARAADSYLAIKNYSKAANYYDRLIASGAQSQDYALFQKGILLGLQGDNNGKISTLNTVMSKYPKSNYADDVAFEIPYTYFLMGDHDRAITGLQKMVEQYPRSSYVPRALTTIGLVQYNKDENDAALATFQRVVNQYPTTDEAKQALSSIENIYLDRGDASGYIRYATGTNIGDLSTAEQDARTFSIARTLFDRGNWQASVEAINAYFDKFPKPIQEKHARFIRAESNAQLGKDKEAMHDFNIIMNDWTSAYTERTLISVAKLHLRNNAYNEAVQVLKKLELTSEYKENYGWAVNNLLTSYFNMGDYAETLNYANIIKKYEKSSEEDIAKAHLYAAKAYLSTSKGGEGMKELNLAALKSKTETGAEARFLVAEQQLKNKNYDGAIKSAFDISDSFSSYDYWVAKGFIIMAQAYQGKGDNFQAKSTLESVIDNYENKDDGILDEATKLLEKIK encoded by the coding sequence ATGTATAAAAAAATTTACCAGGCAGGAATAGCCTTAAGCTTGATGAGTACGCCCGTATTGGCACAGCACTCGGCATGGCAGGAGGTGAACAAGGCCTATAAGGACGGACTGGAGCTTTATGAGAGAGGGAAATTCAGTTCAGCGGCGAAGCAATTCGACAAGTTTGAGGAGATCCGTACGAAGTCGACGCTGCAGCTAGATGAGACTGAAGAGCTGTCGTTATTGAAAGAAAACGTTCGTTATTACCAAGCGGTGTGTGCCCTGGAATTGGGGGAGAGCGATGCAGAAGGACGTTTCTTGAAATACCTCCGCGATTACCCGGCAAGCTCCAACTCCAAAGCGGCATATTTCCAAATCGGTAAATCATATTATGCGAAGAAAGATTATGCCAAGGCAATCGAGTGGTTCGAAAAAATCGATGGCAATAATCTAGCCGGAGCGGAAAACACAGAATACCGTTTTAAATTGGCCTATGCCAAATTCATGACCGGCGATTATGAAGCCGCAAGACCGGTATTCAACGAGTTGAAAGATAAGGGCGGACAGTACCAAGAGGCTTCCATCTACTATTCAGCCTACCTGAGCTACCTAAATCAAGAATACAAAACAGCATTGAATGAGTTTGAGCGCCTAGAAGGGTCGAAAACTTATGAAAACAGCTACCCATACTACATCACGGCACTATACTTCTTAGATAAGCGTTACGATGACGTATTGGCCTATGCACTGCCAAAATTGGAGTCCACCAAGCAGGAAAGTGAAACGGAAATGCTCCGCATTATCGCTGCGACCTACTTTATCAAGGGTGACCTCGATAAATCCAAGGATTACTACGATAGATTCCAGGCACAGGACCAAGGGAAGACACAAAACAACCAGGACAGCTACCAGATCGGTTATATCAACTACAAGCTGGGTAACTACGAAAAGGCGATTAGCGAATTGGAAAAATTGGAAGAACCGGATGCGTACTTCCAGAGTGCCATGATTACCTTGGGTGATGCCTTCCTGAAAACCGGAAATAAACAGAGCGCAAGAAATGCTTTCTTCCGTGCATCGAAATTGGATTTCGACCCACAATTGAAGGAGGAAGGTTTATTCAACTATGCGAAGTTATCCTATGATCTGGAATTCCACCAGGTTGCATTGGATGCCATCAATGAATATATCGCAACCTACCCAAGAACCCGTCGTGCGGAAGAGGCAAAGACCTTATTGGCCGAGGTGTTGTTGAGCACGAAGAACTACCGCGCAGCGGTAGACGTGTTGGAAGATTTGCCAAACAGAGGTCGGGATGCGAATGCAGCCTACCAGAAAGTAACCTATTACCGTGGTTTGGAATATTACAACGAGCGTGCCTTTGAAAATGCAATCTCCATGTTCATGCGTTCCGAAGCGAACCGTTATGATGAGGAGATCTATGCGTTGGCAACGTATTGGAAGGCCGAAGCGATGTATGAGGTTCGGAAATACAAAGAGGCCGTAGCCGCCTTCAACAGATTCCTTTCCTTGCCGGCAGCGCGTAAGACAGATGTGTACAATTATGCCAATTATGCTTTGGCATACGCGGCATTCCGTGCGGATAACTACAGTACGGCGGCCAACTATTTCGAACGCTTCCTGGCTAGTGGTGGTAAGGATGGTATCGACTTGAATACGCGCAATGACGCTATGGCGCGCGCTGCGGATTCCTACTTGGCCATCAAAAATTACAGCAAAGCGGCCAACTATTACGATAGATTGATCGCATCAGGAGCACAGAGTCAGGATTACGCACTTTTCCAAAAGGGGATCCTATTGGGCTTACAGGGTGATAACAACGGTAAAATTTCCACACTGAACACCGTGATGTCGAAATATCCGAAATCAAACTATGCCGATGATGTAGCCTTTGAAATCCCGTATACCTATTTCTTGATGGGGGATCACGACCGTGCCATCACCGGGCTGCAGAAAATGGTGGAACAATACCCGAGAAGTTCGTATGTGCCAAGAGCACTGACGACCATCGGTTTGGTACAGTACAACAAAGACGAAAATGATGCCGCTCTTGCGACCTTCCAACGTGTGGTAAACCAATATCCGACAACGGACGAGGCTAAGCAAGCGTTATCATCCATTGAAAATATTTATTTGGATCGTGGTGATGCATCGGGTTATATCCGTTATGCTACCGGAACGAATATTGGTGATTTGAGCACGGCTGAGCAAGATGCCCGTACGTTCTCCATTGCCCGTACGTTATTCGACCGTGGAAACTGGCAGGCATCCGTGGAAGCCATCAATGCCTATTTCGATAAATTCCCGAAACCGATCCAAGAGAAACATGCCCGTTTTATCCGTGCGGAAAGTAATGCGCAATTGGGTAAGGACAAGGAAGCCATGCATGATTTCAATATCATCATGAACGACTGGACCTCGGCGTATACCGAGCGTACCTTGATCTCCGTAGCGAAATTGCACCTGCGCAACAACGCCTACAATGAAGCCGTACAGGTTCTGAAGAAACTGGAATTGACTTCCGAATACAAAGAGAACTACGGTTGGGCGGTGAACAATTTGTTGACCAGTTATTTCAACATGGGCGACTATGCAGAAACGCTGAACTATGCGAACATCATCAAGAAGTATGAGAAGTCATCGGAAGAGGATATCGCTAAGGCGCACCTGTATGCGGCGAAGGCTTACCTATCGACAAGTAAAGGTGGCGAAGGTATGAAAGAATTGAACCTTGCGGCATTGAAGTCCAAAACAGAAACCGGAGCGGAAGCCCGTTTCTTAGTGGCAGAACAACAATTGAAGAACAAGAATTACGATGGTGCTATCAAATCAGCATTTGATATTTCCGACTCCTTCTCTTCTTACGATTACTGGGTAGCAAAAGGCTTTATCATTATGGCCCAAGCGTACCAAGGTAAGGGCGATAACTTCCAGGCGAAATCAACGCTGGAGAGTGTGATCGACAATTACGAGAATAAGGATGATGGAATCTTGGATGAGGCGACAAAACTATTGGAAAAAATTAAATAA
- a CDS encoding TonB-dependent receptor: MKLNKVFKRSTILTLLLSAGFGAYAQKRDTVDRPVTLDSFDIVRDYRPILADAVKIRRSPDMANKREYMPKLNYGNVQDKKLDINTGLSALQVMETPFSKIADYKSNYIKFGAGNFNTILGEAYFAVEDYEDIRFGGFAKHLSQKGSLEDQKFSKQEVGIFGRRIFPMFTVDGVIGYNGFGTRFYGIPTTVDNISLNPSREAQRFNDIYFTGELTSNFDPENEDALSYSVKADAYTYNDKYEARESSIALSGYLNKRYRAFNAGANLSLDYNTIKGVNTPDAKLNNSVANINPYIRFKGENYNITLGANIVSEFGDSSRFNVFPEAEIDFALAPGYFYIFGGVTGGVEKGSFRDFTRLNPYLGSNFNIQNTIERMNIYGGIKGNAGATFGYKVKGFYRKVEGLAMFVNNATTPFNFDLVYDGNGDDAVKHVGIEGEINVRLSALVNLGGRLNIDQYTMVNQEEAWHMPKMRLAANARFNISEKLFIDAEALFHGNSYAKEYTYLDATTVPTDYKKATVASFFDLSAGAEYKATKQLGIFVKANNMLNTEYSRYLYYPKLGFNILGGVNFSF; encoded by the coding sequence ATGAAGTTGAACAAAGTTTTTAAAAGATCAACCATATTAACTTTATTATTAAGTGCTGGTTTCGGGGCCTATGCGCAGAAACGCGATACCGTAGACCGCCCAGTAACCTTAGACTCTTTTGATATCGTACGTGATTACAGACCTATTCTTGCTGATGCGGTAAAAATCCGCCGTAGCCCTGATATGGCCAACAAGCGTGAGTACATGCCTAAACTTAACTATGGAAATGTACAGGATAAGAAATTGGATATCAATACGGGATTGAGCGCCCTCCAGGTGATGGAGACGCCATTCTCGAAGATTGCCGATTACAAGAGCAATTACATCAAATTTGGTGCGGGTAACTTCAATACTATTCTAGGTGAAGCGTACTTTGCCGTAGAGGATTATGAGGATATCCGTTTCGGTGGTTTTGCGAAGCACCTGAGCCAGAAGGGTAGCCTGGAGGATCAAAAGTTCTCCAAACAGGAAGTGGGTATCTTCGGACGCCGTATTTTCCCTATGTTTACCGTAGATGGCGTGATCGGCTACAATGGTTTCGGAACCCGTTTTTATGGAATTCCAACCACTGTTGACAATATTTCATTGAACCCATCGCGTGAGGCGCAACGTTTCAATGATATCTACTTTACAGGTGAATTGACCAGCAATTTCGACCCAGAGAACGAAGATGCATTAAGTTATTCCGTAAAGGCAGATGCCTATACGTATAACGATAAGTACGAGGCAAGGGAAAGTTCCATTGCGCTATCGGGATACCTGAACAAACGCTACAGAGCATTCAATGCCGGAGCGAATCTATCCTTGGATTACAATACCATTAAAGGTGTGAACACACCAGACGCGAAGTTGAATAACTCCGTGGCGAACATCAATCCATACATCCGTTTCAAAGGGGAGAACTACAACATTACCTTGGGCGCGAACATTGTTTCTGAATTTGGCGACAGCTCCCGTTTCAATGTGTTCCCAGAAGCAGAGATTGACTTCGCTTTGGCACCGGGTTACTTCTACATCTTTGGTGGGGTTACTGGCGGTGTGGAAAAAGGATCTTTCCGCGACTTCACGCGTTTGAATCCATATTTAGGTTCCAATTTCAATATCCAGAATACCATCGAGCGGATGAATATCTATGGGGGTATCAAAGGGAATGCAGGAGCAACCTTTGGCTATAAGGTAAAAGGTTTCTACCGGAAGGTAGAGGGCTTGGCCATGTTCGTGAACAATGCCACGACGCCATTCAATTTTGACCTGGTCTATGACGGAAACGGCGATGACGCGGTGAAACATGTCGGTATCGAAGGGGAGATCAATGTACGCCTATCGGCCCTAGTGAACTTAGGTGGTCGCTTGAACATTGACCAATACACCATGGTCAATCAGGAGGAAGCTTGGCACATGCCAAAGATGAGATTGGCAGCAAATGCGCGATTCAATATTTCAGAGAAATTATTTATCGATGCTGAGGCCCTATTCCATGGGAATTCCTACGCGAAGGAATACACCTATTTGGATGCAACCACAGTACCTACGGATTATAAGAAAGCGACAGTTGCGTCGTTCTTTGATTTGAGTGCTGGTGCAGAATACAAGGCCACCAAGCAATTAGGGATCTTTGTGAAAGCGAACAACATGTTAAATACGGAATATTCTCGCTACCTGTATTATCCGAAACTAGGATTTAATATTTTAGGTGGTGTAAATTTTTCTTTTTAA
- a CDS encoding MotA/TolQ/ExbB proton channel family protein has product MSLVQNPAIVDTLNQMQQQQPVALATTDDLNLLELLMKGGWIMIPILLLFFLGLVIFFERYITIRKASRSEGGLLAQVKSNVLSGKIDAAMAACRSNNSALSRMLQKGLTRVGRPIKDIEGAIENQGKLEVSRLEKNINILGIIAGIAPMLGFVGTIFGVIQIFRDVEMAGGIDIGSVSGGLYVKMIASASGLTIGILAYIGYHILNMMVERLILRIETDAIEFIDLLDEPSM; this is encoded by the coding sequence ATGTCATTAGTACAAAACCCAGCGATCGTTGACACATTGAACCAAATGCAACAACAGCAACCGGTAGCTTTAGCTACAACGGATGATCTTAATCTTTTAGAGTTATTAATGAAGGGTGGATGGATTATGATTCCAATCCTCTTGTTATTCTTCTTGGGATTGGTTATATTCTTTGAACGTTACATCACGATCCGTAAGGCAAGCCGTTCCGAAGGTGGATTACTGGCACAGGTAAAGAGCAATGTATTATCGGGTAAGATCGATGCAGCGATGGCCGCTTGTCGTTCCAATAACTCAGCACTTTCCAGAATGTTGCAAAAAGGATTGACACGCGTTGGTCGTCCGATCAAAGATATCGAAGGTGCGATCGAGAACCAAGGTAAGTTGGAAGTTTCCCGCTTGGAGAAAAACATCAATATCTTGGGTATCATTGCCGGTATCGCGCCGATGCTTGGTTTCGTAGGTACGATTTTCGGGGTTATCCAGATCTTCCGTGATGTGGAGATGGCCGGTGGTATCGATATCGGTTCGGTATCCGGAGGTCTTTACGTGAAGATGATCGCTTCGGCATCGGGTCTGACCATTGGTATCTTAGCCTACATCGGTTATCATATCCTGAACATGATGGTTGAGCGCTTGATCTTGCGCATCGAAACGGATGCTATTGAATTTATTGATTTATTGGATGAACCAAGCATGTAA
- a CDS encoding ExbD/TolR family protein, with translation MNLRNRRNKPAAEVHTAALNDIMFFLMLFFLLASAVSNPQVVKLLLPKSSAGEQSVAKKTMTISITSDLVYHVDKQPVPLEQLESYIQSNQATGEELTIMLYADSTVPIQNVISVMDVANRLKVKLVLATEPKKD, from the coding sequence ATGAATTTACGAAATAGAAGAAATAAACCTGCTGCAGAAGTGCACACCGCGGCGCTGAACGATATCATGTTCTTCTTGATGTTGTTCTTCCTATTGGCTTCCGCAGTCTCCAACCCTCAGGTGGTGAAATTGCTGTTGCCTAAGTCCAGCGCTGGGGAGCAATCGGTAGCGAAAAAAACCATGACCATTTCCATAACCAGTGATCTGGTCTACCATGTGGATAAGCAACCTGTCCCTTTGGAGCAATTGGAATCTTATATCCAATCCAACCAGGCAACAGGTGAGGAGCTGACCATTATGTTGTACGCGGATAGCACCGTGCCGATCCAGAACGTGATTTCGGTCATGGATGTTGCGAACAGGTTGAAGGTTAAATTGGTATTGGCTACCGAACCCAAGAAAGATTAA
- a CDS encoding energy transducer TonB: MYYNQYREENNLPKAFGISSLVMAALAAIGFFIVFGQDIPEYGMGGIIVNYGTSPEGMGDDYMSVDEPSMDENANNVRPDKIDPNSTPIPTPSQQVADKAVATQDVEEAPVVAKAEKPVKAVAEQTTAEKKNATPAVNPNALYKGKKNNAQGTGDGTGSTAGNQGSKLGDPLASNYGEGGSGFGNAMLSLENRRFTVPPKIDDNGQQTGIVKIEFTVDKSGKIVRARQAKGTTIADYRLIEKCIRAVENARLNELPNAPQTQTGLITFRFRVR, from the coding sequence ATGTATTACAATCAATATCGCGAAGAAAATAACCTGCCGAAGGCATTTGGGATATCCTCATTGGTGATGGCTGCCTTGGCAGCTATCGGATTCTTCATTGTCTTTGGTCAAGACATTCCAGAATACGGTATGGGTGGTATCATCGTGAACTATGGTACATCCCCAGAAGGTATGGGTGATGACTATATGAGCGTGGATGAACCTTCCATGGATGAGAATGCGAATAATGTACGGCCCGATAAGATCGATCCGAATTCAACACCGATCCCTACACCATCCCAGCAGGTAGCCGATAAGGCTGTCGCCACGCAGGATGTGGAAGAGGCACCCGTTGTTGCCAAAGCGGAGAAACCTGTAAAGGCGGTCGCTGAACAGACCACAGCGGAGAAAAAGAACGCTACACCGGCAGTAAATCCAAATGCCCTGTACAAAGGGAAAAAGAACAATGCACAGGGAACAGGTGATGGTACAGGGTCCACAGCCGGAAACCAAGGCTCCAAACTGGGTGACCCATTGGCCAGCAACTATGGTGAAGGTGGTTCCGGATTCGGAAATGCCATGCTTTCCCTGGAGAATAGACGCTTTACCGTCCCACCAAAGATTGATGATAACGGCCAACAGACCGGAATTGTCAAGATTGAATTTACCGTGGACAAAAGTGGTAAAATCGTCCGTGCAAGACAGGCCAAAGGAACCACGATCGCGGATTACCGTTTGATCGAGAAATGTATCCGTGCGGTGGAAAATGCACGCCTGAACGAGCTCCCTAATGCTCCACAGACCCAAACCGGTCTGATTACTTTCAGATTTAGAGTACGATAA
- a CDS encoding bifunctional folylpolyglutamate synthase/dihydrofolate synthase: MKTFTEVIEYLFARLPMFTRDGASAINPDVDKTLLFCQHFGNPQHKFKSIHIAGTNGKGSSSHMTASILAAAGLKTGLYTSPHLVDFRERIRIDGQMIPQQWVVDFVNANREFIEDIKPSFFEVTVAMAFAFFAEEQVDIAVIEVGLGGRLDSTNIILPELCLITNIGMDHMNILGDTIQEIAGEKAGIIKPGVPVIVSEKQEEIVSVFVDKAAAGDSPLTFAEDVYTVRQSERKLTGMDVAVEDVKTKECHVWHLDLAGSYQRKNIIGVLCVVDSLREMGYTLTEEQVRYGLSHVQQATGLRGRWETLSTDPWVICDTGHNEDGIKAVVRNLTTLNFHHLHIVMGAMKDKDLAHILPQLPKHAHYYFGAPDMPRAMSAAELTEQAASFDLQGNPYPSVEDAYQEALKAYKEGDLIFIGGSTFVVAEVLTNHS, encoded by the coding sequence ATGAAAACATTTACAGAGGTAATCGAGTATCTTTTTGCTCGATTACCTATGTTTACACGTGATGGTGCCTCAGCCATCAACCCCGACGTCGATAAGACCCTATTGTTTTGCCAGCACTTCGGCAACCCCCAGCACAAATTCAAATCCATACATATCGCCGGTACCAACGGCAAGGGATCATCCTCACACATGACCGCCTCCATTTTGGCAGCAGCAGGCCTGAAGACAGGATTATATACCTCGCCTCATTTGGTGGACTTCAGAGAGCGCATCCGCATCGATGGGCAGATGATTCCCCAGCAATGGGTAGTGGATTTCGTCAATGCCAACCGGGAATTCATCGAGGACATCAAACCTTCGTTTTTTGAAGTCACCGTTGCGATGGCATTTGCTTTCTTTGCAGAAGAGCAGGTGGACATCGCTGTGATCGAGGTCGGTTTGGGTGGAAGGCTCGATAGCACAAACATCATCCTACCGGAATTATGCCTCATCACCAATATCGGCATGGACCATATGAATATCCTTGGTGATACCATTCAGGAGATCGCTGGGGAAAAGGCCGGCATTATCAAGCCTGGCGTTCCGGTAATTGTGTCGGAGAAACAGGAAGAGATCGTCTCTGTTTTTGTGGACAAAGCGGCAGCAGGTGATAGTCCGCTAACTTTTGCGGAGGATGTATATACCGTTCGTCAATCCGAAAGGAAACTGACGGGGATGGATGTCGCGGTTGAGGATGTCAAGACTAAGGAATGCCATGTATGGCACCTGGACCTGGCCGGATCTTACCAACGGAAAAATATTATTGGGGTGCTCTGCGTAGTGGATAGCCTTCGTGAAATGGGGTATACCCTGACGGAAGAACAGGTACGCTATGGTCTGTCCCATGTGCAACAGGCAACCGGTTTGCGTGGGCGTTGGGAAACCCTGAGCACCGATCCTTGGGTGATCTGTGATACCGGACATAATGAGGACGGCATTAAAGCCGTGGTACGAAACCTGACCACCCTTAATTTTCATCACTTGCACATCGTCATGGGCGCAATGAAGGATAAAGACCTGGCACATATCCTTCCACAACTGCCTAAGCATGCGCATTATTACTTTGGAGCACCTGACATGCCAAGAGCGATGAGTGCCGCGGAACTAACCGAGCAGGCAGCATCCTTCGATTTGCAGGGCAATCCATACCCTAGCGTGGAAGATGCTTACCAAGAGGCATTAAAAGCGTATAAGGAAGGTGATTTGATCTTTATCGGTGGAAGTACCTTTGTTGTCGCTGAGGTCTTGACTAATCATTCTTAG
- a CDS encoding asparaginase, whose amino-acid sequence MHNIFIIYTGGTIGMVQDEETGTFIPFDFELIEKNLPDLSRLNYELTVHSFDPIIDSSNMRPSIWLEMAKIIRDNYTKYDGFVVLHGSDTMAFSASMLSFLLEGLQKPVIFSGSQLPIGEIRTDARENLMTALEIASAKKDGRSIIQEVCILFDNKLFRGNRSFKYNSDKFEAFRSPNYPVLAEAGIHIRYNEEVLLNNDDKEFICHYDIDNQVGVLKLFPGISTETIEAVLNSNVRSIVMETFGSGNTMTDKWFLDLLEGAIKSGKNILDISQCKVGSVELGRYETSQGLQTIGVLNGYDMTFETAVTKLMYLQGELSSQEEVAHWVQQPIRGELTKND is encoded by the coding sequence ATGCACAATATATTCATCATTTACACCGGTGGAACAATTGGTATGGTACAAGATGAAGAAACAGGTACCTTTATTCCATTTGATTTTGAATTAATTGAAAAGAATTTACCCGACCTCAGTCGCTTGAACTATGAACTGACGGTCCATTCTTTTGATCCCATCATCGATTCTTCCAACATGCGCCCAAGCATCTGGTTGGAAATGGCAAAGATTATCCGCGACAATTACACGAAGTATGATGGTTTTGTGGTCTTACACGGTTCCGATACCATGGCGTTTTCCGCATCCATGCTGAGCTTCCTCTTGGAAGGCTTGCAGAAACCGGTAATTTTCTCCGGATCACAGCTCCCGATCGGCGAAATCCGCACCGATGCACGTGAGAACCTGATGACCGCCCTGGAAATCGCATCCGCCAAGAAAGATGGACGTTCCATTATTCAAGAAGTCTGCATTCTGTTCGACAACAAGCTCTTCCGTGGAAACCGCTCCTTCAAATACAATTCGGATAAATTCGAGGCTTTCCGCTCTCCGAATTACCCTGTTCTTGCTGAGGCGGGCATCCATATCCGCTACAACGAGGAAGTCCTCTTAAATAATGACGACAAGGAATTCATCTGTCATTACGATATCGACAACCAAGTTGGGGTTTTGAAGTTATTCCCGGGCATCAGTACGGAAACTATTGAAGCTGTATTGAACTCCAATGTACGCAGTATCGTTATGGAAACTTTCGGTAGCGGCAATACCATGACGGATAAGTGGTTCTTGGATCTTCTGGAAGGTGCTATTAAATCCGGAAAGAACATCCTGGACATTTCCCAGTGCAAGGTTGGTTCGGTAGAACTGGGGCGTTACGAGACCTCTCAGGGCCTTCAGACCATTGGTGTACTCAATGGGTATGACATGACATTTGAGACCGCTGTAACCAAGCTCATGTACCTTCAGGGGGAATTATCCAGCCAAGAAGAAGTAGCACATTGGGTACAGCAGCCTATTCGCGGGGAATTGACTAAGAATGATTAG